DNA from Salmo salar chromosome ssa24, Ssal_v3.1, whole genome shotgun sequence:
CGCTGAGGGCATCTGCAGCTGGATGGGGCCCTGGCTCTTAGGCCAGAAGGCTGTGGCAGCAGCCGCTGCGTAGAGGAACGGGCTCTGCTTGGACATGGCGCCCGGCACTGGGCAGTTGGCGCCCAGCTCGGCGCCGTGGAGTTTGGCGGCCAGGTGGTCTGCCTGGTAGAGTCTGGTGGAAGAGATGGTGTCTCCAACCGTCGGGTGGCAGTCCAGGAGTTTGGGCGCGGTCATGACCAGAGGTGAGAtctgggagaaggaggaggtagCGTGGCGGGAAGGTTGGCTGAATGCGCTCTTCCTGTCCCCGCTGTTCCCCCCTCCCTGCTGGACTACGGAGGTGAAGGCGCTCCCTAGCGGAGAGGCCTCCATGCGGGTCTGTGACTGGACAGGCTGAGTCTCCGACAGAACCTgcctgatgttgagatgtttctcCTGGGGAGGGTTGCTGCCGGGGCTGGGACGACCTCCGTCCTTGTTCTCGACGTTGGAGCTCTGGAGGTTTTTGGTGCTGCCGCTGTTACCGTGCGTCTTTAGGCTCTGCGGAGACTTCTTGACCTCGGTGAAGGCGCTGCGTTTACCCTCACCACCCGACTCGGTGGACCCCGACCCCGGAGGGGAGAACGTAGGCCCTCGTCGATTCTCCTCCAGGCCGTACGCTCCCCGATAGTTCTGTGCTGAGCTAGCCAGCTCCTCCTTAGACTTGTGGGACTGAGACAGACTCAGAGAGGCCCTgctaccatccctctctctgtcctctacatCGGAGAATTTCCTCTTCCCAGAGCTCTCGCTGCGGATCTCAGCCTCACGGTCGCTCGGCGGACTGGTTCGACTGTTCTCGAGGTCTCTGGCTAGGTTATGGAAGTCTGTGGAGGGTTTGGCGCTGTCCCCATCCGAGCGGCCCAGTTTAGGGCTAGCTCTGGTGGGTGCGGTGGTGGTAGAGTTGGAGTTAGGGCGCTCAGTGCTTGGCTCTTTACTGGGGACCTCCTCGTCCACACTGCCTGCTGCCATGCTCTGTAGTCTCTTGGTGCAGCGGAACCTCAGATGGGCGAGGAAGGGGAACTGAAACTGGAAGCGCTGGTTGCAGTCAGGACAGGAGTAGGGAGTGGACCCTGGGAATGGATAGAAGGAAACTAATGTCAGTCATTCAGAAAGAAACAAAAATCTTGCTAATATTCAGTATCTTCCTAAAAAAACAGTAGTGGGTTCTGTAATGTTTTGGTAAAGCTGAAATAGGACTATCATCTTCTGATTAATATAAACTATAAATTATAAATACAGAATAGGTATATTCTTATATTTGGACACCTAATTtgcacaatttatttatttaccctATATTTATAACGTTTTTTCTCATAGAGATAACAtgtcttttccaagagagacctggtccaatagcagcaggggaaacaacgtttcagacaaaacaacttacatacactaacacaacactaaacaaaactataaacacacatacagtccaACAATTAAatattatgtaaaaaaaaaaaaacacgaaaGTATTTGACAAAACAACTGTTATTAGACTCTTATATCACTTTGAATTGAAACTGAATATGAGCTATCAGACTATTGGAATTATTTTGTTGATGGATGATTATCAAGACAGAAACTACAAAACAGCCAACTGAAATGGAAAAACCGTGTAGACCTGGTACACTATTCAGCCATGTTACTAACTCACCCTTGGCCTTGACCGGCTCTTTACCGGCGCTGAGCAACAGCAGCTCAATCAGGTCTTTCCCGTACCAGACTAACAGCTCCTCGTCCTTCTCGATCCTCCGGAGAGACCGGTAGAACAGCTGTCCGTTCTTCACGTAGGCCTCGAGGTTCTGCTCGTCCCGGTCCCGCGCCGATTGCACGAGCCGCAGCCACATCAAGCCCTCCGACGTGCTGTTGGCTGCTGACGTGTCCACCTGCGCGTTGAACGGTGACAGAAAGCGAGGCAAATCCGTTAGTTGGACCCAAACGAGAAGTCCGTCGGCAGCAGTCGTTCTAATCGTTTACGCATAGGCTGTccgaaaatataaaataaaataaaataaaaataggctATTTGAATGGGTTTTGGTTGTGCAACTATTAAAATGTAATATACATTATAACCTGCACACTGTCCTGTAAGATAAGACGTCCAATTGGGTTTCACACCAATGTCATAGTATAAATGATATAGGTTTCACATCAATGTCATGAGAAATAGAaattaaaaacatatatattttatttgtttatctTCTATGTCGCCTACTCTGGTTGCAATAGGCCTAATGATAAATCAACCAAAATGGCAGACAATTTAATTAATTCGGAATAAGGAGATGTAATGAAATCGTAAATAAATAATATTATGTCTATTATCATTCtcgaaaaaaattaaataaaatcacAATACCATTTTTTCCTTACCCGGAATATATAAGGCGCTGTTCGTTTGTCCGTTGATTTGAGCGCTACGAAGGCTATGCTGTCATACAGCGACGTGTGGCTCAAAACACAAGGGCCGAAAATGGCATTTTCCGGAATGTCACACGTGGTGTAGACGCTGGTGAATATATCCGTTAGACACTGCTGCACGGCTTTGGCGTCGCCGTCCCAAACCAACTTATGAGAGCTGGATTCCTCCATCGTTGGCTGTTGTTTACGGACAgacaaaagagaaagagagagagagagagagaatgaataaaAATACAATATAGAAATGGTCTCGATGATGAGGAGGTAAAATAAATTGGCACTCCATGAGAAGGTTGGCTAAATACATAGGAGCCAGCTGTCAAGGCCATACTGGACTGGGAAAGTGCCTTTTTTTTGCTGGGGGCTGGGCGTTTTAATTAATTGAAGTCTATTGTACGATGAGAGTGGCCTATCAATTTCAAAGAGTATGGTTGCTTGCCTATTTTCCGTGGTATTCCCATGTGCTGTTGGAATAGCTGTTAATTGTGAGAAAATAATTGCATGGGCCTAAACGGAATAATAACAATGGTATTAATGATTATGTTAATATAGCCTAATAATgataaacatcaacaacaacaaaaacaataaaaaataacacATAAAGTCTATGATAATAATGACAATGATAATAATATATTATGTCTGGATCCAATATTATTGTTGATAATTATAATATGAATTACGTCAAGCAGCTGAATTAATATCACAAATGCTTTATTCTAGGCTATTgtaaattcaaaactgcaaacaCATCCACCTCAAACCCTAATGTATTAAAAGTGTGGTAAACTAATGTATTAAAAGTGTGGTAAACTAATGTATTAAAAGTGTGTTAAACTAATTGTAGCCtgtagaagaagacaaaaaataGCAGTAAGAAATGGTGAGGTCTGTATAAAACGAGAGCATATCGAATGGATTTCGAGTGGACTGTCAAAAGTCACCGATTTCAcgtcatctaccctctctctctctctctctctctctctccgtttctacACGCGCCCTGAACGTATGTCCACTCATTACCATAATCCACCACTTTTCCCTCTCGAGACAGTAATTAAGGCTGCACGCGgagttaattatatatatttttggtttgTAATTTACTTTCTGAATTCGTGTATTTTACGGGTGACGTGGAGACCAGTTCCTCTATGACTGCAACGCATTATGCAGCTGTGATCTATATGCCTTTGCTTTGCCACTTGTTCATTTCAATTACGCGTAAAGGCCCGGAAGAACACAACGGTGGACACGGCGTGTATTGGCTACAACAACCGCGTCTAGAAGAATATCTGACAACTATCTAATTCCCTGTGTTAGTTTTTACATGTTCTTTTTGTGTCATGTTATAGACTATGCCTATATAAATGTTATGCACGTATGCTATTCAACAgataatgtatttattatttgtattgtttttttttttaatcatgctGCCTTGGACTATCTCCCTTCAGACTGTACAAAACATGCGTGTAGATCTCAAGAGATTATGAATTTATACTTAATAATATTTGGCATGGTAAAGATATTAATAACAAGGTTTTT
Protein-coding regions in this window:
- the LOC106585925 gene encoding PR domain zinc finger protein 8; amino-acid sequence: MEESSSHKLVWDGDAKAVQQCLTDIFTSVYTTCDIPENAIFGPCVLSHTSLYDSIAFVALKSTDKRTAPYIFRVDTSAANSTSEGLMWLRLVQSARDRDEQNLEAYVKNGQLFYRSLRRIEKDEELLVWYGKDLIELLLLSAGKEPVKAKGSTPYSCPDCNQRFQFQFPFLAHLRFRCTKRLQSMAAGSVDEEVPSKEPSTERPNSNSTTTAPTRASPKLGRSDGDSAKPSTDFHNLARDLENSRTSPPSDREAEIRSESSGKRKFSDVEDRERDGSRASLSLSQSHKSKEELASSAQNYRGAYGLEENRRGPTFSPPGSGSTESGGEGKRSAFTEVKKSPQSLKTHGNSGSTKNLQSSNVENKDGGRPSPGSNPPQEKHLNIRQVLSETQPVQSQTRMEASPLGSAFTSVVQQGGGNSGDRKSAFSQPSRHATSSFSQISPLVMTAPKLLDCHPTVGDTISSTRLYQADHLAAKLHGAELGANCPVPGAMSKQSPFLYAAAAATAFWPKSQGPIQLQMPSALTLLPPSFTSLCLPAQNWCAKCNASFRMTSDLVYHMRSHHKKEFAMEPMVKRRREEKLKCPICNESFRERHHLSRHMTSHN